A window from Pseudomonadota bacterium encodes these proteins:
- a CDS encoding protein-L-isoaspartate(D-aspartate) O-methyltransferase, translated as MKYLTAISISCLLCIAITFPSVSADTFEKKRQEMVEKDIKARGIKDKKVLDAMLKVQRHLFVDEAQINKAYNDHPLPIGEGQTISQPYIVALMTEAVALKGDEKVLEIGTGSGYQAAILGEIVREVYTIEIKKKLADQARERLKRLGYKNITVKHGDGFFGWKEYAPFDVIMVTASGDHVPPPLLAQLKEGGRLIMPVGSTVFHQNLTLVNKENGKNIVRKLGGVIFVPMTGEEQKR; from the coding sequence ATGAAGTATTTAACTGCAATATCAATAAGTTGTCTTTTGTGCATAGCCATAACATTTCCATCTGTCTCTGCCGACACGTTTGAGAAGAAAAGACAGGAGATGGTGGAGAAGGATATCAAGGCGCGCGGTATAAAGGATAAGAAGGTTCTTGACGCCATGTTGAAGGTGCAAAGGCATCTCTTCGTTGATGAAGCACAGATAAATAAGGCCTACAACGACCATCCTCTGCCGATAGGCGAAGGGCAGACCATATCGCAGCCGTATATTGTAGCCCTCATGACAGAGGCAGTGGCCCTCAAAGGGGATGAAAAGGTGCTTGAGATAGGGACAGGTTCAGGCTACCAGGCTGCAATCCTCGGCGAGATTGTAAGAGAGGTATATACAATAGAGATAAAGAAGAAACTGGCCGACCAGGCAAGAGAAAGACTTAAACGGTTGGGGTATAAAAATATAACAGTAAAGCACGGGGATGGTTTTTTTGGTTGGAAGGAATATGCGCCTTTTGATGTTATTATGGTCACTGCCTCAGGGGATCATGTTCCGCCGCCGCTCCTTGCACAGTTGAAGGAAGGGGGACGGCTTATTATGCCTGTTGGCAGCACTGTTTTTCACCAGAACCTGACACTCGTGAATAAAGAAAATGGGAAAAACATCGTAAGGAAGCTGGGTGGCGTGATTTTTGTCCCCATGACAGGAGAAGAGCAGAAAAGATAA
- a CDS encoding DUF4197 domain-containing protein: MKKTSLLSAIFLFGMVALCYAGPLDDMLKGVKLPAGVNLPGAGQDDSTIVSGLKEALSIGTGNAVVSTSKLDGYYKNQMIRILLPDNIQTMAGVLGKLGYQKQVDNFILSMNRAAEKAAPKAKAYFVDAIKQMSFDDARKILSGGDTAATDYFKSKTSGKLFNEFKPVVSKSMNDVGVTRSYKEMTGKYTSAVPFASLESLDLDQYVTNKALDGLFYMVGQEEKKIRTDPAARVTDLLKKTFGK, translated from the coding sequence ATGAAAAAAACATCTTTATTATCAGCTATTTTTTTGTTTGGTATGGTAGCTCTTTGCTATGCCGGCCCGCTGGATGATATGTTGAAAGGTGTTAAGCTCCCTGCGGGGGTTAACCTGCCCGGCGCCGGTCAGGATGACAGCACAATCGTATCCGGTCTCAAGGAGGCCCTTTCAATAGGTACAGGCAATGCTGTGGTTTCTACCTCAAAACTGGACGGATATTACAAGAATCAGATGATTAGAATCCTGTTACCCGACAACATTCAGACTATGGCGGGTGTGCTTGGAAAGCTGGGTTATCAGAAACAGGTAGATAATTTTATTCTCAGTATGAACCGTGCCGCCGAAAAGGCTGCCCCGAAGGCGAAGGCATATTTTGTTGATGCTATCAAACAAATGTCTTTCGATGATGCGAGGAAGATACTTAGCGGGGGTGATACAGCCGCTACCGACTATTTTAAATCGAAAACATCCGGCAAACTTTTTAATGAATTCAAGCCTGTTGTTTCAAAAAGTATGAACGATGTGGGGGTTACGCGGTCATACAAGGAAATGACCGGAAAATATACATCTGCAGTTCCTTTTGCCAGTCTGGAATCCCTCGATCTCGACCAGTATGTGACGAATAAAGCCCTGGATGGACTCTTTTATATGGTGGGTCAGGAAGAAAAGAAGATTAGAACAGACCCGGCAGCAAGGGTAACCGATCTTCTCAAGAAGACATTCGGGAAATAA
- a CDS encoding nucleoside transporter, whose amino-acid sequence MGIYNFISCLGIFAMMGFLCLFSKSRRHISPKVVIWGVLLQVAFALFIFLVPVGTKLFLFLNDLAMNIIDNSFDGVKFLFGILAIPPGKEGSLGFILAFQALPSIIFFAALMELLYYLGIMEKIIGVFAKIFAKVMGISGAEALCASAQIFLGIESNLTVRPYLKEMTRSELMVVLTTGMATIASSVLGMYVIILSSSFPTVAGHLISASILLAPAAILTSKIIFPETDKPLTLGRVVKVEYQKASNAIEAIINGSMAGVRMVVAIGALLIAFIGLISLVDSGLMYIGKFTGSIFKANIDLSLTNILKYIFYPFTLAMGVPYEDAPLIAKIIGERIIATEVKSYQDLAILIKEKRILYDRSIVIATYALCGFAHIPSLAIFIGGTSSIVPERTKDISILGLWALFAANIACFITGAVAGIFYTGGGNILIK is encoded by the coding sequence ATGGGAATTTATAACTTCATATCCTGTCTCGGCATCTTTGCCATGATGGGCTTCCTGTGCCTGTTTTCAAAGAGCAGGAGGCATATCAGCCCGAAGGTTGTTATCTGGGGAGTGCTCCTTCAGGTTGCATTCGCCCTCTTCATATTCCTCGTCCCTGTGGGGACAAAATTATTTCTCTTTTTGAACGACCTTGCCATGAACATCATCGACAATTCATTCGATGGTGTAAAATTTTTGTTTGGAATACTCGCAATACCTCCCGGAAAGGAGGGTTCACTCGGTTTTATCCTTGCATTTCAGGCGCTTCCATCAATTATATTCTTTGCTGCTTTAATGGAGCTGCTTTACTACTTAGGAATAATGGAAAAAATAATCGGTGTTTTTGCAAAAATATTTGCAAAAGTCATGGGTATCAGCGGCGCTGAGGCGCTCTGTGCTTCGGCACAAATCTTTCTCGGCATAGAATCAAACCTCACCGTAAGGCCTTATTTAAAAGAAATGACCCGGTCTGAATTGATGGTGGTGCTCACGACAGGCATGGCCACGATCGCATCGAGTGTACTCGGTATGTATGTAATTATCCTTTCCAGCAGCTTTCCGACTGTAGCAGGTCACCTTATTTCCGCCTCAATACTGCTTGCGCCTGCAGCGATATTAACGAGCAAGATAATCTTCCCTGAAACGGATAAGCCTCTCACTCTCGGCAGGGTGGTAAAGGTGGAATATCAAAAGGCTTCAAATGCAATAGAGGCAATAATAAACGGGTCAATGGCCGGTGTAAGAATGGTGGTGGCCATAGGGGCTTTGCTCATAGCATTCATCGGCCTCATCTCCCTCGTCGATTCGGGTCTCATGTATATTGGAAAGTTTACCGGTTCCATATTCAAGGCGAATATCGACCTTTCACTCACCAATATACTGAAATACATCTTCTATCCTTTCACCCTCGCCATGGGTGTCCCATACGAAGACGCCCCGCTCATAGCAAAGATAATCGGCGAAAGGATCATTGCAACAGAGGTAAAATCCTATCAGGACCTCGCCATTCTTATTAAAGAAAAAAGGATTCTTTACGACAGAAGCATTGTGATTGCCACCTACGCCCTCTGCGGGTTTGCCCACATCCCATCACTGGCAATTTTCATTGGAGGCACATCAAGCATCGTCCCCGAAAGAACAAAAGACATCTCCATTCTCGGCTTATGGGCGCTCTTTGCAGCAAACATCGCCTGTTTCATAACCGGTGCAGTTGCAGGTATTTTTTATACAGGCGGGGGTAACATCCTCATAAAATAG
- a CDS encoding 4Fe-4S dicluster domain-containing protein, whose product MPLLSTVFPFWLTEWMDAQKIVLWGVADLRDFPTPQDETGHGFPFALSWAIPMNPQIMVSIQNGPNQRYVDEYARVNNHINEISETLATKIRAIGFRAKPLGASDRTDTLNIKGDFPHKTAATRAGLGWVGRHCQLITREFGPWIRLGTVFTDIELPCGPPTERNFCGRCTRCVEACPAKALKGNSWYPGLPREEILDVWACDQWKKEHYFQYHSGHTCGICSAVCPHGLRVLKRAPDKR is encoded by the coding sequence TTGCCACTTCTTTCTACTGTTTTCCCTTTCTGGCTGACTGAGTGGATGGACGCACAGAAGATTGTCCTCTGGGGTGTGGCGGACCTTCGGGATTTTCCCACGCCTCAGGATGAAACAGGACATGGTTTTCCTTTCGCCCTTTCGTGGGCTATACCGATGAACCCTCAAATTATGGTTAGTATCCAGAATGGCCCTAACCAAAGATACGTTGATGAGTATGCCAGAGTAAATAACCACATCAATGAAATATCAGAAACGTTAGCAACCAAAATCAGAGCCATAGGTTTTCGAGCAAAGCCGCTGGGGGCTTCGGATCGTACCGATACACTTAATATCAAAGGAGACTTTCCTCACAAAACTGCAGCCACCCGAGCAGGGTTAGGGTGGGTGGGCCGTCATTGTCAGCTTATCACGCGCGAGTTTGGACCATGGATTCGCCTGGGCACCGTTTTTACCGATATAGAACTCCCTTGTGGGCCGCCGACAGAGCGCAACTTTTGCGGCCGCTGTACGCGCTGTGTAGAAGCCTGCCCTGCAAAAGCATTGAAAGGTAACTCATGGTATCCGGGATTGCCGCGTGAAGAGATATTGGATGTTTGGGCATGTGATCAATGGAAAAAGGAACACTACTTTCAGTATCACAGTGGGCATACCTGCGGAATTTGCTCAGCAGTCTGTCCCCATGGATTAAGAGTGCTAAAGAGAGCGCCTGACAAACGATGA
- a CDS encoding cysteine hydrolase family protein produces MNRCLVLVDLQNDYFPGGKMELIGIEDAAENALLLLTEFRKTKSPIIHIQHISTQPGATFFIPETDGAKINQLATPQEGEAVVVKNYPNSFRDTSLLEILRNVHIDDLVICGAMSHMCIDATTRAAFDLGFNCVVAEDACATMDLFFKNKVIKASEVHASFMAALSFPYAKVVPTKEIIESSA; encoded by the coding sequence ATGAACAGATGTCTTGTTTTGGTTGATTTGCAGAACGATTATTTCCCCGGTGGCAAAATGGAACTTATCGGCATTGAAGATGCTGCAGAAAATGCTCTGCTTCTCTTAACCGAATTCAGAAAGACAAAATCACCTATCATCCATATTCAGCACATTTCAACTCAACCAGGTGCGACGTTTTTCATACCTGAAACTGACGGGGCAAAAATAAATCAATTGGCAACTCCCCAAGAGGGTGAAGCAGTTGTCGTTAAAAATTATCCAAATAGTTTTCGCGATACATCCTTATTGGAAATCCTAAGGAATGTGCACATTGACGATCTCGTAATCTGTGGCGCTATGAGCCACATGTGCATAGACGCAACTACCCGTGCGGCCTTTGACTTGGGTTTCAATTGTGTTGTTGCCGAGGATGCTTGCGCGACAATGGACTTGTTTTTTAAAAACAAAGTTATAAAAGCATCAGAGGTTCATGCATCCTTTATGGCTGCATTATCTTTTCCTTATGCCAAAGTAGTTCCAACAAAAGAAATCATCGAAAGCAGCGCATAA
- a CDS encoding DJ-1/PfpI family protein, translating into MNFGILVFPDVEELDFVGPWEIVGMWSKFADGPEHRFIVAQSLESVTCAKGLSVNPHVSFEQCPQLDFLLVPGGQGTRQEVDNPVLIRFLSEQARGCKAILSVCTGAFLLHKAGLLSGKKATTHWNSLDRLKALGDVMVVEERFVCDGNIWTSAGVSAGIDLMLAFIAEAAGEETAGKVQFAAEYYPSAKRYGASHESPMSPHYLKETV; encoded by the coding sequence ATGAATTTTGGTATTCTTGTTTTCCCGGATGTCGAAGAACTGGATTTTGTTGGTCCATGGGAAATTGTCGGCATGTGGAGCAAGTTCGCTGACGGACCTGAGCACCGCTTCATTGTGGCCCAGTCACTTGAGTCGGTCACCTGTGCGAAGGGTCTCTCCGTTAACCCCCATGTATCCTTCGAGCAGTGTCCTCAACTGGATTTCCTTCTTGTGCCTGGTGGCCAGGGAACCCGACAGGAGGTGGACAACCCGGTGCTTATTCGCTTTCTTTCTGAGCAGGCGAGAGGGTGCAAGGCCATACTCTCGGTGTGCACCGGGGCTTTCCTTCTGCACAAAGCCGGCTTGCTATCCGGGAAAAAGGCCACTACCCATTGGAACTCCCTTGACCGTTTGAAGGCCCTTGGGGACGTTATGGTGGTTGAAGAGCGTTTTGTGTGTGATGGAAACATTTGGACATCGGCGGGGGTGTCTGCCGGTATCGATCTCATGCTCGCCTTTATCGCGGAGGCAGCCGGTGAGGAGACTGCGGGGAAGGTGCAGTTTGCTGCCGAGTACTACCCGTCAGCAAAGCGGTACGGTGCCTCACATGAAAGCCCCATGTCACCTCATTACTTGAAGGAGACAGTTTAA